The genomic DNA GTCTCATGCATGTGCTTTACTGAGGAGCCACTTCCCCGGGCCAGTTTGTTCATTTTTAGGGTGTGCATACAAAGCAGTGCCCCACCGCTTACTCTCCTACAGTGGCAGTGATCAGACCCAGGGCTTTCTGCATGCACTGAATGTCCTTCCACTGAGCCTCCGTAGTCCCCAAGAGCCTCCTTTAGCTTGAACAAataggggccagatgatggcccacctggcagagcacacacattgccacatgTGAGGACCAATGGTCAAGTttacagttcccacctgcaggggagaagcttcatgagcagaggagtagttctgcaggtgtttctgtgtgtctctatctctctgtctctcactctataaAAAAGTGTCCTCTGGGAGTTATggagtcatgcaagcactgagtcccagtgataaccctggtgcctAAAAAAAAGAGTGAGTCAAACTTTTCTTTGTTCTCATTTCTCCCATGTGAATGGAAAATGTTCACAGACTGGCAGCAGAAATCTGTGGTTCAGGCTCTCACCCCTCCACCATGACCTGCAGACAGCCACTTGTCAAGTCCTGCCTGGTCTCACTCCCTCACTGCCCTGGCTTGGGGAatcctatcacacacacacacacacacacacacacacacacacaggcactgcTTAGGATCTTCTCTAGGCCATCAATTCTGCTGACCTACTGTGTCAGAGCTAGGGTGGTCACATCTTATTCCCACAGAAAGAGAGCAAGGCCTGACTATTTCACAAGGACACTTCTTGCCAGTACGTTCAGATAGAATTCTAGAGCCGAGCCTATAGGCTCTAGGGAAAAATGGATCCCAGCATCATAGGTTAGCACTGCTTGCCCCTCTTCTTTTTCAtccaggaaagaaaaaggaggagaaaactaCTTGGGgaaagtgctgggaaattgtgctgatgcagtcacatctgccatgttgtcctctcaggctactgctagttcccgcaagagttgggacattctcggagtgcctgttcagccatgttgtgccctcaggacattgtctatatcccccgcgatatctggagtgctttggttactcctcccccctcccattctcacaagagttattatcctatcctggagtgctatggttactcatcccccttcccattctcgagaaagctactcctataaaagcccttcttcttccccacctcgttctcttgccagcttcactccggtgttcagacgcaggaaaggttactgcgtgaggcggccattttcgctacctccacgtggcccaacctgcctctctagcacccaactctgaggtgcaagcgcaaataaagatttgtgtttcctcttcgctccagaccccctctctctcatctctgcggcctgcgcacaacaacaGGAAAGGGCTAGTCAGGAGCAGCTATAAGAGGGGAGGCCAAGGAAGTACAGTCATAGCAGCTGCACAGGAATGGGAATACTGTTCAGTTTTTCCTTCCAGTAGTGAGATCCCCGCACCCCACACTTGTCTACAACCTATGTCCCCTTCTTCTCACCTTAGAGGTAACTGCTCTCATGAATGTGTGGTGTCTCCAGTCCCTGTTTGAAACCTCTAGAACAAGCAGTTGTATTTTTCATAATCCAATGTTACTTGTGTGTGGCTTTTAGAAGTCGCATATGAGttggacaggggagacagcataatgatatgcaaaaaaaaaaagactttcatgcctaaggttccaaagtcccaggttcaatccccagcatcaccataagcccaaGCCAAGctttgctctggtaaaataaaaatataaataaataaataataagtaaagttGCATACAAGGTCTTGAATTGTATGTGGTCCTCTGTGGTTTGCCTTCTTCACCATAGTCCTCAGCTTTTCTTCATGCAGGCGTAGTCAAAGTAAAACTGCAGTTCATTTGTTTAATGGCATcagtggggctgggaagatagcataatgattatacaaagagactctcatgcctgagacatcaAAGTCTCAGTCTcaaacccctgcactaccataactcagagctgagcagtaatctgatttaaaaaatgatgacagaatacctagtgggtgttgtattatgtgaaaaactgagaaatgttatgcatatacaaactattgcatttactgttaaatgcaaaacattaatcccccaataagggaaaaaataaataaataaaccctaatTACAGGAGTATATTCTCATTTAGccattaaaaacatttatttatttatttatatgagagggagggagagaacacacacacacaagggcatcactggcacatgtaatgccagggattgaactcgggacttcatgcttgagagtccagaaccTTAACCACTGCACAATATCCTGGGTTAattagcctttttattttttttcttaatgaaggCATTATGACAAGTAGTAAGAAGTGTCATATTGTCGTAGGTTTAACCTCAGCTCACCACTGCTTGTTGTATCTTGTCTTTCCCCTTTCAGAATTAGCCATGGGGGTGACCCTCCCACCTTATAAGGGAATCGTGTGGTCGCAGTGAGGAAGGTCCAAAGAAGGTGACTAAGGCAGCACTTTGCACACTGTAAGCTCATTAGTGATGGTTCCATTTTCTTGCCTCTGCTGCTTGGTGGGGAGGGCTGGCAATAAAAGACTAGATTTAGTGTGATAAATTATTGCAGAATATCTTTAGGATTTAAGGCCAACCTCCTTTATAATTCCTAtcttcttgctttctcttcttAAAGATAGATTCTTTTATGAgagtaagagggagaaagagaacccagacatcactctggcacatgagatgctggggattgaatttgccGTCTCATACTTAAAGGTCCAACACTTCCCCCTGaaccactataatccagagctgatcagtgccctggttaaaaaaatatccagcattttatccactgtgtcaccacttgggtgttttcttccagagctctgctcagctctggcttatggtagtgccaaggATTGGAcatgggaccttagagtctcaggcatcaaaaaaaaaagtctgggataCTGATAGAGCTATCTCCTCAAAGCACTcaagatctttctttctctctctctctccctctttctctctcccccctccatataTATCCTTATCCTCTTCTTACTTTCTTCCTTATGGAAACAGGGTCTTGGGGTCTTGTataagcattgtttcaccacttcaagccaattttcattcagatggagagagtgggagagataccATAATGCTGGAACTTCCTCTACTACCATAGCACCTCTCACATGGTGCCAAGGCTCTCATTCTTTACAAGGCTCAcaacctacctggtgagctatcgcTCCAGCCcagtctttttcatttttatgcatCATGAAGCAGTgagcttgttttattttattttattttatttatactgagtggaaaagagaaagaatatgagggaagcaagagagaggaaagacaccatagcactgctccaccatccatggagtcccTCCAGCACTATCCATGGTACTCCTATGTGGAGTCAGGATTCGAACCTAGGGCGTGAAGCATGTTAAGGAGCTCCCTCTACTGGGCATGCTATCTCTCACCCCCTgatctacaatttttttttttatgaacaagagagaaagagaatcagagcatctctggcatatgcattGCTGGAAATCAAACTCATGACCTAATTCATGTGTAAGGGTTCaacattttattcatatatatggaTATACGTGTTCAGTCATCTAGTCTACAATCGTGTACAAATCAACTACAGTCTGGGGCAAAGGGGTACAAGTTCCAATGATGTGAGCAGTGACTACAGAGTCAGTCTCAGATCTGGTACCAAAGCTCTTTGTGACCTCTGGGTTGCATTGCTTCTCCCTCAGGCCTCTCCCCTCACTACAAGAGAGTCCCCACCAACAACCCCTTACCTTCACTAGGACCTAGTTTCTCTGCCCTCAAACTTTAGAGACAGTTCCTCTTAGGCACCAGGAATGGCAGGGATAGAAACTCTTGAGACCTTGAGGCCAGGGAGGTTGCTACAGCAACCCTCGTGAGTCCTCATTTCCTCTTCAGTGCAGGTTCCCAACCACAAGCACCAGGGCAGGAGTAGCAGCCACACTCAGCCCGCAGCCCTCGGAGCACCAACTCAGCCATGCTCCCTGAAGTAAGTCTACTGCCCAGCCATGTCAGACCCCCTGGGAGTGGAGAGCCCAGGATACAAGGGGCATGACAGGGTCAGGACATGACTCCAgaccagtgggggctgggtgagtAGGTAGGGGTTGCTGGGCTTGTGGTGGAGGGCAGTAGCTAGGGAATTGGGAACCCACCGACTTCGGGTCATTGCAGAAAAATCCCCTCTTCTCTTGGTTTTTGATGTCTTATCTGCAAAATGAAGCTGTATTCTGGGGTTCCTTTCAGCTTGGACATGGCATCTGGACTCTTCCATTTCAAACTGAACTGCCTTTATAGAGACTGGCCACTCTAGATGCTTTGGTGGGGGAAGGAGGTAGGAAATATTTCTGGTAGAACTTGGGGTAGGGGAGGGCAATAGGTGACTGGCCTCAGAGCAGAGAGAAAAAATAGGGCCAACTTGAAGGTAAACCTCCGAGATGTGGTgggagaggtggaggaagaaagcAGAGAATCATAGAGGGGTCCCAAAGTTAGCATAACTGGACAAAgtaagggaggaagaagagagccAATAAACGGGAGAAGTGACTATGGGGAGGGGCCAGAGAGGAAGGTGGTGGGTGATTAAGACACAGAGGATAGCAagtcttctattcttttttcaattgatcttttaactttttatttattcatttatttcaccagagcactgctcagctctggtttatggtggtgctggggactgaacctgggactacagaacttcaggcatgagagttgtttGTATAGcctttatgttatctcccccctgcaatttatgaatttatttttacctgagcactgcttagctctggtttatggtgctgtgggagattgaatttaggacaaTTGATGCCCCAGGCTTGAAAATCTTGGTAttctgtgcatttaaccaggtataccactgcctggccacccaggctcaaaaatctttttgcataaccattatgctatctcccttgtcattattattgttattatcattatcattattattaaaatttatttattcaccaatgagaaagagagaaccatatCCTTCCTCCAGCACACATGATACCaggggtcaaacttgggacctcgtgcttgaggctgcagtgctttagtcactgtgccacaCCCAGGAGCCACAGATAATGAGTCTTGAAGAGGGAAGTTTGGGCACAGGAGAGGAATTCTCCCCAACCCATACTCCATCACACCCTTGGGCCAAGAAAATGACCCcaaaacaggaagagaaagagagagagacaagagagtaggagggagagaaattttGGGATGGGAAGTGGACAATCCTAGAGCCCAAGAGGCAGGAACTTGGAACAAAGCTGAGAACAGCCAGAAGAGGAGGCCAGTGACACAAAGGGCTACTGAGAGAGAAGCAAGCCCCCTCCCCGGGGACTAACCCCCCCAGCCCTTCATACCATCcctaccttcctttctccccttgtCCCCAGATGAATGAATGGCAGGTGCTCCATGCCTCAGACTTGGACTTCCTCCTGGAGAACAGCAGCTCTCCCTATGACTACTCGGGAGACAACAATGAGAGTGAATACTGCTGTGGCACCCCGCCCTGCTCGCAGGACTTCACCTTTGACCGGACCTTCCTGCCAGTCCTCTACAGCCTcctgttcattctgggcttgctGGGCAATGGAGCAGTGGCAGCTGTGCTGCTGAGCCAGAAGGCAGCCCTGAGCAGCACTGACACCTTCCTGCTGCACCTGGCTGTGGCCGACATGCTACTGGTGCTCACCCTCCCGCTCTGGGCCGTGGATGCGGCCGTTCAGTGGGTTTTTGGCTCGGGCCTCTGCAAGGTGGCGGGCGCCCTCTTCAATATCAACTTCTACGCTGGGGCCCTCCTGCTGGCCTGCATCAGCTTTGACCGCTACCTGAGCATTGTGCATGCCACCCAGCTCTACCGCCGCAGGCCCCAGGCCCGGGTGACTCTCACCTGTGTGACTGTCTGGGGGCTCTGTCTGCTCTTCGCCCTCCCGGACTTCATCTTCCTGGCGGCCAACCATGATGAGCGCCTCAGTGCCACCCACTGCCAGTACAGCATCCAACAGGTGGGCCACACGGCGAGAGCCTTGCAGCTGGTGGCAGGCTTCTTGCTGCCCCTGTTGGTCATGGCCTACTGCTATGCCCGCATCCTAGCTGTGCTGCTGCTCTCCAGGGGCCAGCGGCGGCTGCGAGCCATccgcgtggtggtggtggtggtggtggccttCACCATCTGCTGGACCCCCTACCACCTAGTGGTGCTGGTGGACACCCTCATGAATATGGGGGCCCTGGCTCGCAACTGCAGCCAAGAGAACCATGTGGATGTGGCTAAGTCTATCACCTCAGGCCTGGGCTATATGCACTGCTGCCTCAATCCCCTGCTCTATGCCTTTGTGGGTGTTAAGTTCCGAGAGCGCATGTGGCAGCTGCTCATACGCCTAGGCTGCCCTGAGCAGAGGGAACATGTGCGCCAGCTGTCCCGCAGGGATTCATCCTGGTCTGAAACAACAGAGGCCTCCTACTCAGGCTTGTGAGCTTGGAATGGGGCCTCCCCCACCTCTTGCCATGCGCCACCTGACTCTTCCTACACTGCCCCACCACTCTTCCTGTTCAGCAGCCAGAAGGTGGGCTTCCCCCAACTGAGGTTAATGGCTTAGCAGAAGCTGTCCCTGTGAGGCTTAGGCCTGTTCTGACAGTTCAGCAGCTGTGGTCCCAGAGACCTCTCTGCATATGCTCATTCTGAAGTCTTGAACCCTGCATCCACCTTTTTAATAAACCAGTTCATAGGGACCAGCCTGTGTCAATAGTGTGTCATTACATCCAGTCCTGCCCAATCTCAGGGGAGACGCCTTCTGCCTCATGGTGCCTGGCCCTGGGCTGTGTACATCAAGGCCACCTCCATGTCCAGAGTCACCCACAGACAAGCACCCAGCGTATGTGAAAAGAGGGTAAGTGGTCAGTTGACACACTGGACACTCTCCAACCATAATCTGGGGAAGAAGCTTTCAGACAGGAATGAAACATCGTCCTCACACTTCAGAAACTAAGGTCAAGTTGGTTGGGGTGAGAAGAACTCAT from Erinaceus europaeus chromosome X, mEriEur2.1, whole genome shotgun sequence includes the following:
- the CXCR3 gene encoding C-X-C chemokine receptor type 3 isoform X1, with amino-acid sequence MLWWGKEMNEWQVLHASDLDFLLENSSSPYDYSGDNNESEYCCGTPPCSQDFTFDRTFLPVLYSLLFILGLLGNGAVAAVLLSQKAALSSTDTFLLHLAVADMLLVLTLPLWAVDAAVQWVFGSGLCKVAGALFNINFYAGALLLACISFDRYLSIVHATQLYRRRPQARVTLTCVTVWGLCLLFALPDFIFLAANHDERLSATHCQYSIQQVGHTARALQLVAGFLLPLLVMAYCYARILAVLLLSRGQRRLRAIRVVVVVVVAFTICWTPYHLVVLVDTLMNMGALARNCSQENHVDVAKSITSGLGYMHCCLNPLLYAFVGVKFRERMWQLLIRLGCPEQREHVRQLSRRDSSWSETTEASYSGL
- the CXCR3 gene encoding C-X-C chemokine receptor type 3 isoform X2; translation: MLPEMNEWQVLHASDLDFLLENSSSPYDYSGDNNESEYCCGTPPCSQDFTFDRTFLPVLYSLLFILGLLGNGAVAAVLLSQKAALSSTDTFLLHLAVADMLLVLTLPLWAVDAAVQWVFGSGLCKVAGALFNINFYAGALLLACISFDRYLSIVHATQLYRRRPQARVTLTCVTVWGLCLLFALPDFIFLAANHDERLSATHCQYSIQQVGHTARALQLVAGFLLPLLVMAYCYARILAVLLLSRGQRRLRAIRVVVVVVVAFTICWTPYHLVVLVDTLMNMGALARNCSQENHVDVAKSITSGLGYMHCCLNPLLYAFVGVKFRERMWQLLIRLGCPEQREHVRQLSRRDSSWSETTEASYSGL